The Corylus avellana chromosome ca8, CavTom2PMs-1.0 genome has a segment encoding these proteins:
- the LOC132189875 gene encoding LOW QUALITY PROTEIN: pentatricopeptide repeat-containing protein At2g34400-like (The sequence of the model RefSeq protein was modified relative to this genomic sequence to represent the inferred CDS: deleted 1 base in 1 codon): MLGRKVPSRLNSRALIFSSTMHAHINYPQRKQQEEEPLRETLLSLLKKCASTKQLQQIHTQMLVNSIHKSNFLLSKIIDLKNFTYASLLFSHIPQPNDYAFNVMIRGLTNTWHEYSLALQFYYQMKFLGIKPNNFTYPFLFIACANLLALNHGRVAHSSIFKIGLDADDHTYHSLITMYARCGELGWARKVFDEITERDLVSWNSMISGYSKMGYAADAVRLFQEMREVGFVPDEMTLVSVLGACKDIGDLSLGRWVEEFVVENMIELNSYVGSALIDMYGKCGDLMAARRIFDTMGKKDVVTWNAMITGYAQNGMSDEAIILFNHMREVGVNPDKITLAGVLSSCASIGALDVGKWVDTYASERGLQHDIYVATALVDMYAKCGSLDNARRVFEGMPQKNEVSWNAMISALAFHGQAEEALLLFERMSKEGGFACPNDITFVGVLSACVHVGLVDEGRRLFDMMSSSFGLVPKVEHYSCMVDLLARAGHLHEAWDFIEKMPEKPDAVVLGALLGACQKRKNTDISEWVVQLLLELEPSNSGNYVISSKIFANLNRWHDSARMIVLMRQRGVNKTPGCSWIEIETQLHEFHAGDDSHHNSAEIYEVLDLLYEELQGEGYIPKNGEFAEPGVEGTRLLQKTDELKTYCT; this comes from the exons ATGCTTGGGAGAAAAGTCCCTTCACGCTTGAATTCCCGCGCTCTCATTTTCTCAAGCACCATGCACGCACACATTAACTACCCACAACGAaagcaacaagaagaagaacCTCTGCGTGAGACGCTCTTGTCCCTCCTGAAAAAATGTGCATCCACCAAACAGTTGCAACAAATACACACCCAGATGCTCGTCAACTCCATACACAAATCTAATTTCCTTCTCTCCAAAATCATCGACCTCAAAAACTTCACTTATGCCTCCCTTCTCTTCTCCCATATCCCCCAACCCAACGACTACGCTTTCAATGTTATGATCCGTGGCCTAACCAATACATGGCACGAATACTCTCTCGCCCTTCAATTCTATTACCAAATGAAGTTTTTGGGCATAAAACCGAATAATTTTACGTACCCATTTTTGTTCATTGCATGTGCGAATCTTTTAGCGTTAAATCATGGCCGGGTGGCCCACTCTTCGATATTTAAAATTGGGTTGGATGCTGATGATCATACATATCATTCACTGATAACAATGTATGCTAGGTGTGGTGAATTGGGTTGGGCCCGTAAAGTGTTTGACGAAATTACTGAGAGGGACTTGGTTTCCTGGAACTCCATGATATCGGGGTACTCAAAGATGGGGTACGCTGCAGATGCGGTGAGGCTGTTTCAGGAAATGAGGGAAGTAGGGTTTGTGCCAGATGAAATGACTTTAGTGAGCGTTCTTGGGGCATGTAAGGACATAGGGGATTTGAGTTTGGGGAGGTGGGTGGAGGAGTTCGTTGTTGAGAATATGATAGAGCTGAACTCTTATGTGGGTTCTGCATTAATTGATATGTATGGTAAGTGTGGGGATTTAATGGCGGCAAGGAGGATTTTTGATACTATGGGGAAGAAAGATGTCGTCACATGGAATGCCATGATCACGGG ATATGCACAAAATGGAATGTCAGATGAAGCAATCATTCTATTTAATCACATGAGAGAGGTGGGTGTTAATCCAGATAAAATCACGTTGGCCGGAGTGCTGTCTTCTTGTGCCTCAATTGGGGCCCTTGATGTTGGGAAATGGGTTGATACATATGCATCAGAAAGAGGCTTGCAGCATGACATATATGTTGCTACTGCATTGGTTGATATGTATGCAAAGTGCGGGAGCTTAGACAATGCACGAAGAGTCTTTGAAGGCATGCCACAGAAAAATGAGGTCTCTTGGAATGCCATGATTTCTGCACTTGCTTTTCATGGGCAGGCAGAAGAAGCCTTACTATTATTCGAGCGCATGTCAAAGGAGGGTGGGTTTGCCTGCCCAAATGACATCACATTTGTAGGAGTACTTTCTGCATGCGTTCATGTAGGATTGGTTGATGAGGGCCGTAGATTGTTTGATATGATGAGCTCGTCTTTTGGTTTGGTCCCAAAAGTCGAGCATTACTCTTGCATGGTTGATCTTTTGGCACGTGCAGGACATCTTCATGAAGCTTGGGACTTCATTGAGAAGATGCCTGAAAAACCTGATGCAGTTGTATTGGGGGCCTTGCTTGGTGCCTGTCAGAAGCGCAAAAACACAGATATCAGTGAGTGGGTTGTGCAGCTGCTGCTGGAGCTGGAGCCTTCAAATTCTGGAAATTATGTTATCTCATCAAAAATTTTTGCAAATTTGAATAGGTGGCATGATTCAGCAAGGATGATAGTGTTGATGAGACAGAGGGGTGTCAATAAGACTCCTGGTTGCAGCTGGATTGAGATTGAGACTCAACTTCATGAATTTCATGCTGGCGATGATTCACACCATAATTCGGCAGAAATTTATGAAGTACTTGATCTGCTGTACGAGGAGCTGCAG GGGGAAGGTTACATTCCGAAGAATGGTGAATTTGCTGAACCAGGAGTTGAAGGGACAAGGTTGTTACAGAAGACTGATGAGTTAAAAACTTACTGTACTTAG